In Malus sylvestris chromosome 2, drMalSylv7.2, whole genome shotgun sequence, the genomic stretch atgtatgcagtgtgtatacaatgtgaatgttttgtattgtgtggggttgatgctgaattgcaatttgttgtggttgttggttgcagagaagatgagcataaacggaaggctaaggctaaggctactgcattacaggtgtcctttaatttcccttttcacatgcaatgcctagcaatgatagcaatcctcatactagtgttcttagacacatgtttatagatgtataagagtagaacattttgaatatgatgcctcgggttaatgaaaactttttttttttcaacgccacctgtatatttgttgcctcgggttaatgaaaagttttttttttcaacgccacctgtatatttgttgcctcgggttaataaaaagttttttttttcaacgccacctgtatatttgttgcctcgggttaatgaaaacttttttttttcaacgccacctgtatatttgttgcctcgggttaatgaaatttttttttttgaacgccacctgtatatttgttgcctcgggttaatgataacttttttttttcaacgccatatgtatatttgttgcctcgggttaatgatttagttaatttgtttattgtttttttttttgtttggatagatatggatcgaatgaagcttttattgatcttattgttagagatgtcttatttggagacaatttgtatttgtacgattcttgtggtgatgatgctacgtggcaaacagagacatgttgaacgacccacattgactaaccgttcacttattagacgagagattagtttgtgttatctgaatggtataatagggaatactgatactgaatgtgttaacgaattgagaatggatagaaggacttttggcatattatgcgacttacttcgtcaagatgggagggtaaaaactgatggtttggtgtctgtagaggaacaggtgtgtatgactttacaaatattagcacatcatactaagaatcttagtgttggcggtagattttataggtcgggagagactataagtaggtatttcaatagcgtattgcaaggaattttgcgattacaaggtaccctactaaaagtcccccagcctgtgcctattgattctacagatgctaggtggcgatgttttaaggtatgatgagaaatttttttcattttccctaagctttaactcttcattccctttgtataaattaacaaaaagtttattatttttggtttttaagaattgcttgggagcattggatggaacacacattgatgtgcatgtacctgaaattgacaaaccaagataccgaacaagaaagggtcgagtcgcaactaatgtgttaggtgtgtgttcaggagatatgcagttcatatatgtgtttccggGGTGGGAGGGTTCCGCATCAGACTCTAGAGTGCTACATGATGCGATTAGTAGgcctaatggttttaaggtaccagcgggtaagactattacttagtctcaactttgtaagttaggtttagttctgtttgtcaactacaaaacactaataaggtctgtttttttttttcattaggttgttattaccttgtagatggtggttatacaaatggtgaaggattccttgcaccctatagaggaataccttatcatttatctgaatgggagggacgaacaccttctaataaggaagaatattttaacatgaagcattctaaggcaaggaatgtaattgaacgctgttttggcttgctaaaaggaaggtggtcgatactaaggagtccatctttctatccgataaggacacaaggtcgaataattaccgcttgttgcctactacacaatcttattaGGCAAGAGATGTCAGTAGATCAAATGGAGAATTtgccaataatagaagatggacaaaatacagaagaaggtgaatatgttggtagtgTTCAAACATCGGACCAGTGGACTGCAATGAGGAATGATATGGCTCAGGAAATGTATAAtgagtggagagcaattaggaaccagcaaccgaactagctatatgttttaatgataacattttattttagtattcctttttatcatgcatttgttagatattagcacaatgattggatggtatgcaaattaattggatattatgcaagttgattggatattatgcaagttgattggatattatgcaagttgattggatattatgcaaattgattatttgtatgatattttccttcattaaaatattttttgtttaggtatggataacgataatattttgaatgctactcaagagccaaaaggaagaaggcgtaaatgggaagcatttgaggaagaagtattactaggagttcttgaggattttgttgctcggaagcaacggtgtgacaccggtgctttcaaacaaggtactttggttgaaatagcaaaagctgtcaatgttttatgtcctcattcaaatataaaggcaaatccacatattgagtccaagttgaagaaatggaaaaaaacatatagtatggtcgttgacatgataaacacaagtggatttgcatggaatgatgtcaaaaagtgcgttgaagttgacagtgatgacgcatggcaaacttatgtgcaggttcatatcctattttatttatgcattagttatattcttgctgctatatttgttacgcatgctaaattttagttttgctatgttgatataatcttagagaaataaagaagccgatggatggagaagcaaaccttttccactgtttgatagatttgcatatatatttggaaaagatcgggctacgggtaatgtagccgaaacccctgctcaaatggtggaggaacaaagtcatgatcatgttggtgaaagtgatattggaggtgaaaattttgtttcttcaatgaaccaacaaagccaacaaagcaccccatctgaaaatagccaaagaaagaggaaaagagctgtgggaagttcaagtgatggaaccgaggcacttatcagtggactgaaagatttttatgttgaaagtgggaagaggatgcaaatggtaactgaagctttagttcaaggtactgcagatcatactgacatagctaatgaacttgaagcaatgggtctctctcctatggatcaaattgatgcattgtctcttattttggataaaccaaaaaatgtgggagtgttcagggcaatcaaaccggaactcaagaaagtgttcgtccaaaggcttttaagcgacaacgcaagcggatgaggattttggctaatgttaacatggatgtattttattaacgttaacatggatgtattttattaatcatacaatcttatgttatgacttataacttagctttgcactagtattttggcttatgttaactagccattttgtaaattatggagatctattttggctaatgttaactaatgttaactaggattttctaaattatgaagatcttatgtacttgtatttgttgaagttgcatgtattggccactattatttttcttctgttgggtgatagagtttaaatcaagctacatttgcaaattaaacccaattctattagcaggtaatagaaacaaaacaattgtcaattttttttaagattcataatatacatggcaaaaatatgctccaattaacccatatcatgagatttgtagcattactctattacacaatggcaaCAATTTGTAGTtctagtctaagcaaacacaaatctggtgaacagtactgtttttcttatcctgcttcttagtccgagactgcaccaaacgcttcactaagttagtccagcttagtccagtctaagccagtccagcttagtcccggcagctagtccagtccgagacagttcggcgcaacaaacgcacccttaaagtGTTAAGAGCATCATCATCAGTGAAGTATCGTCCACGAATAATGCGGGCCCAGAAAGCCTTAGGCTCCTTCATAATACGCCAAAACTGTTTAGCCAGCAAGGCAATATTAGAGCGTGTTTGTTTGCACTCACTAAGTACCACTGGATTGGACTGGCTTACTAAGAATATTAATCCCGTGTTTGGTGCGAGCCAAGATTGTGTTTAATGGGACTACGTCGGACTCGTGCTGACTAAACTCTTCACTAACCAGTCTTAGCGAGACCGCCCAAAAAGGATGGGATTGCTAAGACCATTGCTTCGCTTCGTCTGCTTGGTCTTCGTCTTCCTCAACTCACTTTGTCTTTGTCTTCCTCAACTTGCTTCTTCTTCCAGATCCCGCACCAACCGTCACGCCCTACTCGAGTTTGCTAAGAGCTTCACCAGGAAGATGCGCTAGCTAGTTTGTCTCTTTCTTCTGCAAGATCGATTGACATTGATTTGGAGAGGTCGATTGAAATGAATTTGCAGATTTGACGATCTGACGAAGCCTctgcaaattgaaaaaaaaaaattggggatttttctgggtttgatttgaagagaaagtaagtaaattaaaagaagaaaaatataggTTTGAATTCAAGAGAAAGCAaatgcaaagaagaaaaaaatgtgggttttattttttctggttTGAGTTTTACTGAGAGCGAATCTGGGCGTGAAgaaccaaagcaaatgaatgaagaaaagagagagacagGGGAGAGAGAcggggtggggggggggagagagagagagagtcaaataAAAAtagttgtattttgttttttttttaaagataaaaAATGTGTATTAATAATAGTAAAATGAATTAATGAATGACAAAAGAAGTATTTGAACTCTAAACACTCCACTATTCTTATCCAGCTTAGTCTAAGCCAAGTCAGTCTAACTTAGTTCCGAAAGTTAGTCCAATCTGAGATAGTCCGGTACAACAAACACATCCTGAATCATGTATGTTTCTTTCGTTGGCaagaaaatttggtttttatatttttattgagtCTCACTCTAAtccaatattattaattttaataatatcTTTAATATAAAAAGCAATTAAAATAGAACAATAATGTAGTCCTAATCTAAGCAAAAATCAAATTGGTAACAGTACTATTTtaattatcctgcttcttagtccgacactgcaccaaacactgcactaagctagtccagcttagtccctgcagctgcagtccgagacagtccgatgtaacaaacgcacccttaaagtCTTGCAGGGACCTGAAACCCAAACCGCCATCCAACTTGGGAGAACTAACTGAACTCCAACTACGCCAATGAATTTTATCCTCCGTATCATTTTGGCCCCACCAGAACCGGGCAATAAGAGAATCAATTTCCTTGCAGAGAGTAATAGGGAACATAAAACATTCATGGGGTTGGTGGGAATGGCCATAACAACCACTTTAAGAGCAATTCCAACGTTGCAAAGACTCCCTAGGGCAAGTTACTATTGAATAAcctccaatgaacagtaattgccttaATGAACATAAATTGCCTTTTGCATCTTCACCCCTACACTAAATAGCCATGGCAATAGGCAAtcaaatattagtattttttattttataaaataatgcaaaataatttatttgtaatttcagataagatttttaatcgttctcattgcgccacgtgtcattatccgagaAGACAATTTTTGgtgatagatttcgataagatatTTATCTAATGCCATCGTGCCACGTGTTGTTACCTTTTCAGAATCGTTGAGGATAAAtgtccgataagatttttaaccaatcacgcCGCACCACGTGTCATAATCTGAAGACAATCTTTGATGATAGAtttcaatcagatttttaacgaatgacaaCATGCCAtgtggcattatctacaacctaatcctttctttttcctctATATTACCCACCATCCAGAACAAGAAATCacacacaaaaatcaaaatatctatcattattcatagtttctacttctttcttacaatgtcttatTCTTCAAGGATGTTGTGGGAAATCGAGGAGCAAGAGAAAAAATTGTTTAAGCAAGGGGAAGAAATGTTCAATCTCTAGGTggcccaaaatgagatggaagacgAAGAGGATGAGAagcgtagaaggagagatgacgaagcaagaaGCCAAaaagcctcacattcccgtcgagtcatccaagcTGTAGCTCAGATCTGCAGGCCCAGTAGTTCTGCAAACCTTGATAAAAGCAGGCCACGACGAGGTACAGAtctcttggacgattattttgtccgtaacagtgcattccctaatacgtactttagacgtcgttttagaatggaacgacatttgttcaacaaaatcatgattgatgTTTGCAACCaggattcttactttgtgcaaaagaaagaTGCTTTTGGTGTTATGGGTCTCATTCCTGAGCAAAATATTACTGCTGCCttgcgaatgcttgcatatggagcatctgcagaccaagtggatgagatagtgAGGATGGGgaatgttggaaatatgccctaaaaccaatcatatgatgatactttacggacatttcacaagttaaactaacgtagtttaaatataaagggcaaaggttattgtttgagccgtctcatataaatgttatatgcttaaacgataagtccaaggaatatgtgattgagagaatgcaatctaaagaagttagaatcatgagaccattctttcgtagacacatcctaaacgttcctgatcataggattgccaattgggcattgacagtccgttaagatcagtacgtgctatgtcttctctcagggagagtgactagtctcgagtcattggtgtgtgtgacatcaagacaagtacgtaggtgctcaatagagaatgagtttactgaacacgatcaacgaagagttctcatattcatgtcacatgagaactcatggttgggataatgcaaagtagtcatttgacctgatgcatcacagttgtcttgtggttaagtccttgatctttgattatgtcaaagtcaccccatccgcgggtgtccacggcatcgttggggttaagccacttagacatggaggcaagtgaatgtgcaacaagggatctctaaccttcaaaccgtttgggggagaatactctatgatatgattgaaaatctctgttcagagtatgaatgagatttaggaaggcgttccaaatcacattcaaggtaatcatataagtaaacgaatcacattggataatagacatgaataaactatcaaaccaaacaatgtggtcaagagtattgtattagagaaataccgtattgcatttgtaatcctaaactgaataggttctccacctcttctgattagcttgggtaaccatgatatgctgctaggtgtcactcatggtttgtggaagccctaaacgtgtataatcactaaagggagaattgaaagtaagtttcaattcataatcgatttgaaatggttttaatcgcccactgcctcgctaaaaggaacctaatggatcgtacaccgtgtaaggtggagattgaagaaacaatggagatgagtaagaataattaaatggtttaattatttatggcaaggattaattaatatgttaattaatcaaacgaataagttcgttaaagacctcgggatagttttggaccttaaggcccaatgggctttaaacgtcaagcccattgacttaagttgtatgacaatttaatgaataaaattcacaaaggcccaaaagctcAAATCcctaatgtggccggccatggtatatgaattagggttttttggttctttaggtcacttaaagaagtgactatataaatgactttatagcctaaaattcattaagggttcttttggagaaaattggagagaacatgtctctccttttctctctaggaggccggcccccttggagggattagctagcaatccaactcctccaaggtcactcatttcttctccaatctaaccttggtgtggagacttagaagttctcaattttgggaacttggagaaaccttttcatcaatccaaatccatagattttagatgcaaggaatgaaggccctctctttgggtgattaccctttgcttatgcaaagaggaatctacaaaggtataaatttcaactcactttgttttgagttgagtcttggttcaccaatctactaggctttgaatttcatgggtaatgttttgtttttaagtgcatacaagcatgattccgccttttagttgttaaatgcatgctatagatgttgcttaaatgaacatgttttcacaaaataatccttcagggaaatcaaccattcttgagtctctgatgaggttttgctCCGTAATtgaatctatctacaccgcagagtaccttCGGAGACTTACTGagatggacttgcaaaggcttctgaagaaggccGAGATGtgaggttttcctgggatgattggaagcatcgactgtatgcactggacctggaaaaactgtccaagtgcatggcaatgagcTTATGGGGACAAAAAAGgagcaaaaagtatcattttggaggagGTAgcatcatttgatacatggatttggctcTCTTTTTTCGATGTTCTGGgggctcaaaatgacctcaatgtccttgcccaatccccagtgttcaatgATGTCCTGCAAGAAAAAGCACCAAGAGTCATGTATTGGGTCAACGGATGTAAGTACCACGGGCTATACTACCTAGCAGAtagcatttacccaaggtggtcatcttttgtcaaaacagtgccacgtccgcgaggcaaaggaaaaacactttgcaagctgtcaagaggggtgtaggaaggatgtggagtgttgttttggtatcctccaaGTTCGTTAGGTGATTGTAAGGGATGCTGCCAGAATGTTTGATTTACAGttgcttcgatccatcatgatgacgtgcatcattcttcacaacatgattgtggaagatgagtacgattatgatgccattgatgaatatgagccagacacgatgaacaattccataacacaaatatattgtgctcatgatgcCACCGAAGAACCCGTACAACACGAGCCATTacaaagggatggacgttacaatgaaaggctCACTAATTGATATACTACAATTTAGGACCCATATATGCACAATGAAaggcaaattgacttgatagagcatcAATGAGAATTGAAACAAGCTCAAGAAACTTAAGTTCATTtaatgtgtttgtttttatttggtgtgtttatttaattttatttggtgtggttatttaat encodes the following:
- the LOC126582792 gene encoding uncharacterized protein LOC126582792, with the protein product MVVDMINTSGFAWNDVKKCVEVDSDDAWQTYVQRNKEADGWRSKPFPLFDRFAYIFGKDRATGNVAETPAQMVEEQSHDHVGESDIGGENFVSSMNQQSQQSTPSENSQRKRKRAVGSSSDGTEALISGLKDFYVESGKRMQMVTEALVQGTADHTDIANELEAMGLSPMDQIDALSLILDKPKNVGVFRAIKPELKKVFVQRLLSDNASG
- the LOC126582800 gene encoding protein ALP1-like produces the protein MQFIYVFPGWEGSASDSRVLHDAISRPNGFKVPAGCYYLVDGGYTNGEGFLAPYRGIPYHLSEWEGRTPSNKEEYFNMKHSKARNVIERCFGLLKGRWSILRSPSFYPIRTQGRIITACCLLHNLIRQEMSVDQMENLPIIEDGQNTEEGEYVGSVQTSDQWTAMRNDMAQEMYNEWRAIRNQQPN